A genomic region of Streptomyces sp. R33 contains the following coding sequences:
- a CDS encoding SCO2322 family protein — MRRRSLTAPLALAFGILLTLLAASPATAAGYRYWSFWEGTGGQWQYATQGPSTARPADGSALGFRFAVSQDAAAEAAKPRAAADFASVCAATAAVEGRKRIAVVVDFGVPADAPAGDAPPQDTPRTACAQVAPDATAAEALAEVSKPLRYNSAALLCAVSGYPKQGCGEQIADAAPEPTHAAPKDAGPSTGLLAGLAAVAALAAAAVWQSRRRNR, encoded by the coding sequence ATGCGCCGCCGCAGCCTGACCGCCCCGCTCGCCCTCGCGTTCGGCATCCTCCTCACGCTCCTGGCGGCCTCCCCCGCGACGGCGGCGGGCTACCGCTACTGGTCGTTCTGGGAGGGCACGGGAGGCCAGTGGCAGTACGCCACGCAGGGCCCCTCGACGGCCCGCCCGGCGGACGGATCGGCCCTGGGCTTCCGCTTCGCGGTGAGTCAGGACGCGGCGGCCGAGGCGGCGAAACCGCGCGCGGCGGCCGATTTCGCGTCGGTCTGCGCAGCCACTGCGGCCGTGGAGGGCCGCAAGCGGATCGCCGTGGTCGTCGACTTCGGTGTCCCGGCGGACGCCCCCGCGGGCGACGCCCCGCCGCAGGACACCCCGCGCACCGCCTGCGCCCAGGTCGCCCCGGACGCCACGGCGGCCGAGGCCCTGGCGGAGGTCTCCAAGCCGCTCCGCTACAACAGCGCGGCGCTGCTGTGCGCGGTGTCGGGCTACCCGAAGCAGGGCTGCGGCGAACAGATCGCCGACGCAGCACCCGAGCCGACGCACGCAGCGCCCAAGGACGCAGGCCCGTCGACGGGCCTCCTGGCCGGTCTGGCGGCGGTGGCCGCCCTTGCGGCAGCCGCAGTCTGGCAATCCCGCCGCCGCAACCGATGA